GCCCTGGCTGAAGGCCGAGGAGCACCTGGCCGAGGCCCACCAGGCCACGATCGACCCGACCGCCTGAGCCGGCGCGGGGGAGCACTCGGGGCGTGGCCGGGAAAAACCGGATGAGGTGCCCCCGCGGCCGGGGTACCTTTCCGTCATGTCTTCGTTCTTCCAGATCTACGAGTGAGCGCGCGACGGGCCCGACCGCCCGTCGCCCATCGGATCGATACACGACACGTCATCCTCACTTCCTCACCATGAACGGGAGAACGCCGTGGCAAAGAGCCGCAACAACCTTCTCGGCGTGGGCGGGCAGCGCAAGAAGCTGTCCGCCGCCGAACGACAGGGCGCGGGCCCCGCGCGCGACAAGGACCGCAAGGTCGCCGAGGACAGGAAGCAGGAGCTGGTGCGCAAGATGCGTGAGCGCGCCGCCGCTGAGGCCGCTCCGGCGCAGGACGCACCGGCCGGGAGCTGACCTCCTCGCATGACCCGCACGGCTCGGGCCCGGATCACCTCGTGATCCGGGCCCGAGCCCGTCCCTCCCCCTCACCTCACCTCACCGCGCGGGGCAGCCGCAGACTCAGCAGAGTCGTCAGGACGACGGCCGCGAGCTGCACCAGCAGCGTCACGATCAGCGCGTCCCGCATCCCCGCACCTGGCGCCAGGGACAGGAAGAGCGTCCCCAGCGTGGCGACCCCGAGCGCCAGAGCCGCCTGCTGGGTCGTCGTCATCACGCCGCCGCCCACTCCGGCCCGCTCGGCCGGCACGTCGGACAGCACGATCCGCATCAGGACCGGCAGCTGAAGCCCCTGCCCCAGTCCCGCGATCGCGACGCCCGGCAGCAGCCCCGGCAGCCCGAGGTCCGGCCAGCCGTGCCACACGGTCAGTGCCAGCACCGTGACACCCACGCCCTGGATCATCCCGCCGGCCGTCACCACCCGGCTGCCGAAGCGCCGGACCAGCCGGGGGCCTGCCAGTGACGCGGCGAAGAAGGCGGCGGCCATCGGGGCCAGTGACATTCCGGCCGCGGCCGGACCCATCTCCAGGCCCTGCTGGAGGGCCACCGCGATCACGAACATGAAGCCGCCGAAGCCGATCGAGAACGGCACCACCAGCACGAGGCCCCGCCGCAGCGACTCCAGCCGCAGCAGGCTCGGCGGCACCAGCGGGACCCGCCCCCGGGCGTCGGCCCGTCGCTCGACCCGGTAGAAGGCCACCGCGGCGAACGGGAACAGGCCCAGGGACACCCAGGTCCACAGCGGCCACCCCGCGGCCCGCCCCTCCGTCAGCGGGGCGAGCAGCGTGACCAGCGAGAGGGTCAGCAGGAGCGTGCCCGGTACGTCGACGGGAGCCGGCCGGTCCGAGCGGCTCTCCGGCACCGTGCGGACGGCCAGGACCAGCCCCACCACCGCCACCGGGACGTTCACCAGGAACACCGACCGCCAGCCGGCGCTCTCGCCGAGGACCGAGGACAGCGGGGCGGCGGAGACCAGGACGCCGCCGAGGATCTGCCCGGCGACCATGGAGAGCCCCGCGGTCGCCCCGTACAGACTCATGGCCCGCGCCCTGCGGTGTCCCGCCGTGGCCGCCTGGATGGTGGCGAGCACCTGCGGCAGCATCAGCGCGGCCGCGGCGCCCTGCGCCACCCGCGCCCCCACCAGGGTCCAGGCGTCCGGGGCCAGCCCGCAGGCGAGGGAGGTGAGGCCGAAGGCGGCCATGCCGATGAGGAAGAGCCTGCGCCGTCCGGCCATGTCGCCGAGGCGGCCGCCGAGGACGAGCAGCACGGCGTACGCGAGGCCGTAGCCCGCGACGACCAGTTCGAGCAGAGCGGGGCCCGCGGCCAGGTCGTGGTCGATGGTGGGCAGGGCGACGTTCACGATGAAGAAGTCGATGAGCGGCAGGGCCGCGCCTATCAGCACCGTGAACAGCCCGAGGCCGCCGAGCACCGGCGCGGGGTGGTCGTGGCGCGCCACCTTGATGCCTGTGGCGGAAGTTTTCGTCAGTACGGATGATTCACTCACTCCACCGACTCTGGACCGGTACCCAGCCTGGTACCAGAGTCTCCTTGTCCTGGTACCGACAGCACCTGGCAATACGCCGGGGCGTTCGGCAGGCTGGGGGTATGACGACCACGCAGACCGAGGTGTCCGGGACCGACGTCCGGCGCAGCGAGCTCGCCGGCTTCCTCCGCAGCCGTCGTGAGCGGATCACGCCCGAGCAGGTCGGGCTGCCCCGAGGCCCCCGCAGGCGCACACCGGGCCTGCGCCGTGAGGAGGTCGCGCAGCTCTCGGCCGTCGGCGTCACCT
The DNA window shown above is from Streptomyces sp. Alt3 and carries:
- a CDS encoding DUF6243 family protein — protein: MAKSRNNLLGVGGQRKKLSAAERQGAGPARDKDRKVAEDRKQELVRKMRERAAAEAAPAQDAPAGS
- a CDS encoding MFS transporter, which produces MARHDHPAPVLGGLGLFTVLIGAALPLIDFFIVNVALPTIDHDLAAGPALLELVVAGYGLAYAVLLVLGGRLGDMAGRRRLFLIGMAAFGLTSLACGLAPDAWTLVGARVAQGAAAALMLPQVLATIQAATAGHRRARAMSLYGATAGLSMVAGQILGGVLVSAAPLSSVLGESAGWRSVFLVNVPVAVVGLVLAVRTVPESRSDRPAPVDVPGTLLLTLSLVTLLAPLTEGRAAGWPLWTWVSLGLFPFAAVAFYRVERRADARGRVPLVPPSLLRLESLRRGLVLVVPFSIGFGGFMFVIAVALQQGLEMGPAAAGMSLAPMAAAFFAASLAGPRLVRRFGSRVVTAGGMIQGVGVTVLALTVWHGWPDLGLPGLLPGVAIAGLGQGLQLPVLMRIVLSDVPAERAGVGGGVMTTTQQAALALGVATLGTLFLSLAPGAGMRDALIVTLLVQLAAVVLTTLLSLRLPRAVR